In Janthinobacterium agaricidamnosum NBRC 102515 = DSM 9628, the DNA window AAAGTTGGTGCCGCGGATGCCGATGGTGGCCAGCGGGGTTTTCAGCAAGAACTTTTCCTTGTTGCGCTTGCCGAGCAAGCCGGTAACCGAACGCAAGCCGCCCTTGATCAGGTTGAACGAGGCGCGGTCGTTATCGGGCTGGTCGGCTTCGAACGTAAACTGGTCGATCACAAAGGCGCTGTCCGGCTTCAAGGTGATTTCACCGTTATCGATGAATTTCACCAGCGCATAGGTGTTCTTTTCCGTCACCAGCACATCGCCCTGCTCGACTTCCGATTTGACGGCCAGGATCTTGACCTTGCCATCGGCTTTTTTTGCCATCAGCGGGCCGCTCAGGTTGATTACCGTGCCGACCACCTGGCCGGCCCAGGCGGCGCCGCCCATCAGGCTCAGCGCCAGCCATAACAAGACCTTAGCTGCAATACATTTTCTTGGTGTCATTTGGATTTCCATTTTCTTTCTCGCTGGTCGCCGGCTTGGCCGGCGTCTTGTCCTTGTCCGCCACCTTCGGCCCGCTCGCGGCGTCGCCTGCCGCGCCAGTCGCACTCGACGACGAGTTGCCTTGCTGGATCACGGCGACCGTGGCGGCGGAACTCTGGGCCACCTGGCTGGCCGTCGGGACAGACGGCGGTGGCGGCGGCACGCCGACGAAAATCGACGACGGCATCGAGATCGAGCCTTTCGGCGCCAGCAGCGATACCGGCGCGCCGCGGCTGTTGATGCGCACCTCCGGCGTGCCGCTGATATTGCCGTTCTGCGCCAGCAGATTGATGCCGCCGCCCGCTTGCACGTCCAGCGTCGACTGGCCGCGGAAGAACACGCCGCGGCCCGACGTCAGCGTGATGGTATTGCCTGCGTTCAAGCCTGCCGCGCCATCGAGCGTGATGTCGTTGCCGGCGGTGGCGGCGATATTGTGCGCCGCATTGAGCTGCGCGCCATTGCCGAAAGCGATATCGGTATCGGCCGCCAGCGTGATGTCGTTGCCGCTGATCGCGCCCTGCACATTGATCGGGCTGTGCGCGGTGATCGACACATTGCCGCCGTTGGCGTTGATCGCGTGGGTTTCGACGGC includes these proteins:
- a CDS encoding FecR family protein, coding for MTPRKCIAAKVLLWLALSLMGGAAWAGQVVGTVINLSGPLMAKKADGKVKILAVKSEVEQGDVLVTEKNTYALVKFIDNGEITLKPDSAFVIDQFTFEADQPDNDRASFNLIKGGLRSVTGLLGKRNKEKFLLKTPLATIGIRGTNFTAQYVPLIPLGTPGPGLDGLAPGLYVQVLDGMIHVQNNGGQQSFSAGQFGFIPSGLMAPIIVPPNPNPNIQFTPPPAFSSSSGTTSPSAQGNGKPGDVDCIVR